In Leisingera sp. NJS204, the following are encoded in one genomic region:
- a CDS encoding sigma-70 family RNA polymerase sigma factor, producing MPNHPRPRVCEALIEELVSHRRLHLCSALKLVGSLDAAEDVIQNTALKCLSFKPGSLPDRPRPYVARMVRNAAIDYLRKSRREIPTDFEDEGQLAAAGVTPLCGRARLESKQALQAVVQSLADSTPRNRDVFLRHRLAGVLQKEIAEELQVSRALINVIVRNVQQRCADGLKGAS from the coding sequence ATGCCGAATCATCCACGCCCGCGCGTCTGTGAAGCCTTGATTGAAGAACTTGTAAGCCACCGCAGGCTGCATCTGTGTTCCGCCCTGAAACTGGTAGGCTCGCTAGACGCCGCCGAAGACGTGATCCAGAACACTGCCCTGAAATGCCTGTCTTTCAAGCCCGGCAGCCTGCCGGACAGACCCCGGCCCTATGTGGCGCGGATGGTGCGCAATGCGGCCATCGACTACCTGCGCAAATCGCGCCGTGAGATCCCCACGGATTTCGAGGACGAGGGCCAGCTGGCGGCGGCCGGCGTGACTCCATTGTGCGGACGGGCAAGACTTGAAAGCAAACAGGCGCTGCAAGCGGTTGTCCAGAGCCTTGCAGACAGCACGCCGCGGAACCGCGACGTATTCCTGCGCCACCGGCTGGCCGGCGTGCTGCAAAAGGAAATTGCAGAGGAGCTTCAAGTCTCCCGCGCGTTGATCAATGTGATCGTACGCAATGTCCAGCAGCGCTGTGCCGACGGACTGAAGGGGGCAAGTTGA